From the Equus przewalskii isolate Varuska chromosome 19, EquPr2, whole genome shotgun sequence genome, one window contains:
- the RAB44 gene encoding ras-related protein Rab-44 isoform X3, protein MESERVPRKGRKLGSSRRRQIRELADGQDAPVAPETESWSSQAAAELQGFFKDCGAKERGFVTREDLAVAKFSFLGSEEEPGMIFDWVDVERKGRLSLEEFSSGLQNIFGSSPRTHRLRRRRPLTSQQRSLASSLPALEEADPEEKAAFFAFMQQLGAGHLLPEQAEIWQLWGKLRQEEPQLAGNLEGFLAKMTSRLQEARADKEALELSLRKRDSDHHREVQQLYEEMEQQIRREKQQLQAESDSRDLALSSQMQEALEAKEREVQRLTEDQRELEAQLRHLSSSHQAASSENQQLREAERDLAGQLEEVRGQLQVTQGRLNTARSRVSWQMEEDPSGPKAGEEKPPDPQAVSSEGSPLPGLFGDNDDWDQLLGSFSSPPQKYLQLSWSPPLTPRSPAGPQTPRGVRQISISEPQALLFGQEPSSDPDGAPRSPPGVPSRAKEGEGGDPDGQDISPEQPVQPHSLEPKEESGPGPEDHFLWGLPGTPTGESGAVVAAALKVLIPLEDGPPPRVNSPPPSPPAGPSEQFHASFLDDRGPGPGPVPATPPRQREVLCQDPYTTGSGPELGSPGAEALTPGLPEPSQGLEPAGEAPAEELEQGELRPDAQEGCPRGLREAHGQVLAADGLPALRHQSLEEGPRAEERKEADGGGQAGSSEQPAEAHGLKPGRSELPQQDPPPAPLPYATPQAQAPGRPSPPRGSPPRGAQPGDAAGPQEPTKTLPTAEELEVPPTIVHAEGEQGPSQRREPRAQSRLEDPGMDSREAGLTPSPGDPVASEPLANPDYIFHVVFLGDSNVGKTSFLYLLHHNSFATGLTATVDEENRDWKA, encoded by the exons ATGGAGAGTGAGAGAGTGCCCCGAAAAGGCCGGAAGCTGGGCTCCAGCCGCCGGCGCCAGATTCGAGAGCTGGCTGATGGCCAGGATGCCCCCGTGGCCCCAGAGACAGAGTCCTGGTCCTCCCAGGCAGCTGCAGAACTGCAGGGCTTTTTCAAGGACTGTGGTGCCAAGGAAAGGGGCTTTGTCACCCGAGAGGACCTGGCG GTGGCCAAGTTCAGCTTCCTGGGCAGCGAGGAGGAGCCTGGGATGATCTTCGACTGGGTGGACGTGGAGCGGAAGGGACGCCTCTCCCTCGAAGAATTCAGCTCTGGGCTCC AGAACATCTTTGGCTCCAGCCCGAGAACCCACAGGCTCCGCAGAAGGAGGCCACTGACGTCCCAGCAAAGATCCCTGGCCAGCAGCCTCCCAGCGCTGGAAGAGGCTGACCCAGAGGAGAAGGCAGCCTTCTTTGCCTTCATGCAGCAGCTGGGGGCCGGCCACTTACTTCCTGA GCAGGCGGAGATCTGGCAGCTGTGGGGGAAGCTGCGGCAGGAGGAGCCCCAGCTGGCAGGCAACCTGGAGGGCTTTCTGGCCAAGATGACCAGCCGCCTGCAGGAGGCTCGGGCCGACAAGGAGGCTCTGGAGCTGAGCCTGAGGAA GCGGGACTCTGACCACCACCGTGAGGTCCAGCAGCTCTACGAGGAGATGGAGCAGCAGATCCGGcgggagaagcagcagctgcaggcGGAG agCGACTCCCGGGACCTGGCCCTCAGCTCCCAGATGCAGGAGGCCCTGGAGGCCAAGGAGCGCGAGGTGCAGCGGCTGACTGAGGACCAGAGGGAG CTGGAGGCCCAGCTCCGCCACCTCAGCAGCTCTCACCAGGCAGCCAGCTCCGAGAACCAGCAGCTTCGGGAGGCCGAGCGCGACCTGGCTGGGCAGCTGGAGGAGGTGCGGGGGCAGCTGCAGGTGACCCAAGGGCGCCTGAACACCGCCAGGAGCCGCGTGTCCTGGCAGATGGAGGAGGACCCGAG TGGCCCCAAAGCAGGTGAAGAGAAGCCTCCAGACCCTCAGGCAGTGTCCTCTGAGGGGTCTCCCCTGCCTGGACTGTTTGGGGACAATGATGACTGGGACCAGCTCCTGGGGAGCTTCAGCAGCCCCCCGCAGAAATATTTGCAGCTCTCCTGGAGCCCACCCCTGACCCCGAGATCCCCCGCAGGCCCCCAGACACCCCGAGGGGTCAGGCAGATCTCCATCTCCGAGCCACAGGCTTTGCTGTTTGGTCAGGAGCCATCTTCAGATCCGGATGGAGCTCCCAGGAGCCCCCCGGGGGTGCCTTCCAGGGccaaggaaggggaaggaggggaccCGGATGGGCAGGACATCAGTCCAGAGCAGCCAGTGCAGCCTCACAGCCTGGAACCTAAGGAGGAGTCAGGGCCTGGCCCCGAGGACCACTTCCTCTGGGGTCTCCCGGGGACCCCCACTGGGGAGTCTGGGGCCGTGGTGGCGGCTGCACTCAAAGTGCTCATTCCCTTGGAGGATGGACCCCCTCCTCGTGTGAACTCTCCCCCTCCCTCGCCTCCAGCTGGGCCCAGCGAGCAGTTCCATGCCTCATTCCTGGATGACAGGGGTCCCGGGCCTGGGCCTGTCCCAGCCACGCCACCCAGGCAGAGAGAGGTCCTCTGTCAGGACCCATACACCACTGGCTCTGGGCCAGAGCTGGGGTCCCCAGGAGCTGAAGCCCTCACCCCAGGGCTACCTGAGCCCTCCCAGGGTCTGGAGCCTGCGGGTGAGGCTCCCGCAGAGGAACTGGAGCAGGGCGAGCTGCGCCCAGACGCGCAGGAGGGCTGTCCCAGGGGGCTCAGAGAAGCTCATGGCCAGGTCCTCGCAGCAGATGGGCTGCCTGCCCTCCGTCACCAGAGTCTGGAAgaggggcccagggcagaggaaaggaaagaagcggatggaggagggcaggctggcagTTCAGAGCAGCCAGCTGAGGCTCATGGCCTGAAACCTGGGCGTTCAGAACTGCCCCAGCAGGATCCTCCACCTGCCCCTCTCCCGTATGCCACACCGCAGGCTCAGGCTCCCGGAAGACCGTCACCCCCAAGGGGCTCTCCCCCCAGGGGGGCTCAGCCTGGGGATGCAGCAGGGCCCCAGGAGCCCACGAAAACCCTCCCCACCGCAGAGGAGCTGGAAGTCCCACCCACAATTGTGCACGCGGAAGGAGAGCAAGGCCCCTCTCAACGCAGAGAGccaagggcacagagcaggctTGAAGACCCAGGAATGGActccagggaggctgggctgaCCCCATCCCCAGGGGACCCCGTGGCCAGTGAGCCTCTAGCCAACCCTGATTACATCTTCCATGTCGTCTTCCTGGGGGACTCGAACGTGGGCAAAACATCCTTCCTGTACCTCCTTCACCATAACTCCTTCGCCACCGGGCTGACAGCTACAGTGG atgaggaaaacagagaCTGGAAGGCCTGA
- the CDKN1A gene encoding cyclin-dependent kinase inhibitor 1, whose amino-acid sequence MSEPARDARPIPRGSKACRRLFGPVDGEQLRRDCDALMASCAQEARERWNFDFVTETPLEGDFAWERVRGLGLPKLYLSPGPRGGRDDLRGGKRPSTSPALLQGTAEEDHVDLSLSCTLLPHPPERPEGSPGEPGTSQGRKRRQTIMTDFYHSKRRRIFSKRKP is encoded by the exons ATGTCGGAGCCGGCCAGGGATGCTCGTCCGATCCCGCGTGGCAGCAAGGCCTGCCGCCGCCTCTTCGGCCCGGTGGACGGCGAGCAGCTGCGCCGAGACTGTGACGCGCTGATGGCCAGCTGCGCACAGGAGGCCCGGGAGCGATGGAACTTCGATTTTGTCACCGAGACACCGCTGGAGGGCGACTTCGCCTGGGAGCGCGTGCGGGGCCTCGGCCTGCCCAAGCTCTACCTGTCCCCGGGGCCCCGGGGGGGCCGGGACGACCTGAGAGGGGGCAAGCGGCCCAGCACGTCGCCTGCCCTGCTGCAGGGGACAGCCGAGGAGGACCACGTGGACCTGTCGCTGTCCTGTACCCTCCTGCCTCACCCCCCTGAGCGGCCTGAGGGGTCCCCGGGGGAGCCTGGCACCTCTCAGGGCCGAAAACGGCGGCAGACCATCATGACAG ATTTCTATCACTCCAAACGCCGCCGGATCTTCTCCAAGAGGAAGCCCTAA